A genome region from Marasmius oreades isolate 03SP1 chromosome 5, whole genome shotgun sequence includes the following:
- a CDS encoding uncharacterized protein (MEROPS:MER0210990) — MLDEYNLPTIFNPATCTTKGLCPVTTIREQGENPLQSHSLYYEIHGSGPEKIALIMGLNSSSFSWFLQVEHFSKLPGYTVLAFDNRGVGNSGTPKGPYTTSGMAEDVICLLDSVGWTGERSVHVIGVSLGGMISQELATRIPERIASLTLAVTTRGGRPWSNLPPWKGFFLLTKLTFTNDIEAKLPLLFDMLYPSSWLDEIAEDDPERRTNREFQAMHYRKRIELTRPQTIIGTFSQMSAGMTHYVSDDRLRKISSSIPKVLIITGDEDNLVEPRNSIYLKSQMPEAEFIQWETTGHAIHYQHPRRFNETLERVFIEGRAKVGVP; from the exons ATGCTAGACGAATATAACTTACCGACGATCTTCAACCCAGCCACTTGTACAACCAAAGGTCTGTGTCCAGTGACAACCATTCGAGAACAGGGCGAGAATCCGTTGCAAAGTCATTCTTTGTACTATGAAATTCACGGGTCCGGTCCTGAAAAGATTGCTCTCATCATGGG GTTGAACAGTTCTTCGTTTTCTTGGTTTCTTCAAGTCGAACACTTTTCGAAGTTACCGGGCTATACAGTTCTCGCATTCGACAACAGAGGTGTGGGTAACAGCGGTACACCGAAAGGACCTTACAC AACTAGCGGTATGGCCGAGGATGTCATCTGTCTACTCGACTCCGTTGGTTGGACCGGAGAACGCAGTGTACATGTCATTGGTGTGTCGTTGGGTGGTATGATTTCTCAGG AACTTGCGACACGGATACCTGAACGGATTGCTTCTCTAACCCTTGCTGTCACCACACGAGGTGGCCGTCCATGGTCAAATTTGCCTCCG TGGAAAGGCTTCTTCTTATTAACGAA GCTGACATTTACGAACGACATAGAGGCGAAATTACCACTTCTTTTTGACATGCTCTATCCGAGCTCGTGGTTAGATGAGATAGCGGAAGACGATCCAGAGAGACGTACAAATCGTGAATTCCAAGCAATG CATTATCGGAAACGAATTGAGCTGACTCGGCCTCAAACCATAATCGGAACATTCTCGCAAATGTCTGCGGGAATGACTCACTATGTCTCCGATGACCGACTAAGGAAGATTTCTTCGTCAATTCCCAAGGTTCTGATTATTACGGGCGACGAGGACAACCTGGTAGAGCCACGCAACAGTATCTACCTCAAGAGCCAAATGCCGGAGGCAGAGTTTATTCAGTGGGAGACGACCGGCCACGCCATACATTATCAGCATCCTAGGCGGTTCAACGAGACGTTGGAAAGGGTTTTCATAGAGGGGAGGGCGAAGGTAGGTGTGCCTTGA
- a CDS encoding uncharacterized protein (BUSCO:EOG092652NQ): MPAKKNRDKKAAAATAPANEPDPSAPSEATETQPAEEPRPPVQVLYCAVCTFPPEYCEFGSSFTRCKAWLQENHSDLFDKFYSEEALQNKLGTLSVEAQSRLEKDTAKKEAKAVAKADAALKKKMSSTVTIKRIERNKRKHVTSIHGLEAFDIDLKKAAKQFASKFATGASVTKNPQGQDEIVIQGDVCDEVLEMIEEGAGMLKGIPSDNVEIKEDKKKKTTDD; the protein is encoded by the exons atgcccGCCAAAAAAAACCGCGATAAGAAGGCTGCCGCAGCCACAGCACCCGCAAACGAACCCGACCCATCCGCTCCTTCTGAGGCCACGGAAACCCAACCAGCTGAAGAACCTCGTCCTCCAGTTCAAGTCCTGTATTGCGCAG TCTGCACTTTTCCACCCGAATATTGCGAGTTTGGGTCCAGCTTCACTCGATGTAAAGCATGGCTACAAGAAAACCATTCAGATCTTTTCGACAAGTTTTACTCTGAAG AGGCATTGCAAAACAAACTTGGCACACTCAGCGTGGAGGCGCAGTCAAGATTAGAGAAAGATACTGCAAAGAAGGAGGCCAAGGCCGTGGCGAAAGCGGATGCTGCATtaaagaagaagatgtcATCGACG GTCACAATAAAACGGATAGAGCGCAACAAGCGGAAACACGTCACTTCTATCCATGGATTAGAGGCGTTCGACATAGATTTGAAAAAGGCCGCTAAACAGTTCGCATCCAAATTTGCCACAGGTGCTTCCGTGACGAAGAATCCCCAAGGACAGGACGAAATCGTTATACAGGGGGATGTATGCGATGAGGTCCTGGAGATGATCGAAGAAGGTGCCGGAATGTTGAAAGGAATACCCTCGGATAATGTGGAAATAAAGGAagacaagaagaagaaaaccacCGACGACTGA